A region from the Hyalangium minutum genome encodes:
- a CDS encoding type VI secretion IcmF C-terminal domain-containing protein, translated as MAAEALKTDAAAAQPYLGWILLGVGILLVVALGVAAWWWWNKRKKTDPSSGQSVLFRHSLAKLRKSFLDALPWRYRMTVADFPTVVVLGPDEIGRTNLIEQEVDWRRQQNQFLPSYTESDLVKFYLGPDSVVEEVSERLLRDGSVQTRRALKQLWKDSLGWRKRVLVVIAIDAGWLAQTLPDDVRSFTQLLRGKINILSELCKRPIEARICLTNMDRVEGFSQFARLVKENRIPLEIAVPEAGQEASQLQESFKPLEKYLSLGLMRFSLEEFRLLERFFQQGRDMLTSLSNFIVALREGGALSVAPQLERVFLTPDPEKRSVGAFTLLAEKQAIELAKHNRWVHLRRCAVLLAVGCLPVLAAYGHFKRKLNGAQDAVDSFSGVVARLQAQGLEVSGTVIHEESQNAMSAMNDLDAAKRYWPPLRTSFSDEQAELRLQMADTLRVSYFKPALERCQHMCAQCGNQIPGCPAVKDGRSTCQQPKEPPLYFYEEQCRPEQMLYFRAVLQASRGDPLGSFILDSFDEGLMGRWNWASDALGLHVSTQEKGSDENWVDTLQLDERAAGDYIVVSDEPWSPTKEDLRTWVRWPYQGLTFEGQVGPWREHFARLSDWLNTQQLNLEDWEQLQQERQELEQLLTAAQDYQSARQILDQLNAFSTSNEESTLQGIDTTVRALEWMHEQRAPLAAVLALEAEADAALQEGLKMSPAQLLTQANGLFEPSFVSQIDLVVLRRRFLFDPPEVSQQLLDKLLLRLEKSPELAFGKSTSGGEVVSASGSTTEGEGVFNAGGTLQSSASTPVKGRAEFETELKPLVDDFSQRIAKANMPQEEAAKREAYVFGKVREFSAGYRQGLVSTFNSYQFNANRNTLLTELSTLVQPSSPLVAMLREVANLASIGPLEGPYYEPLRSAIEPFKPVTQLMTPDKDGNYAALGQYILLVAQLHGELSGTRPASDKATASKGSDDKAAGDKAGASDKDEESSASKAAAAATPESQLPELLTPAGRVALSMLMEDEDSYLKKVDAWLDKQRILGDFRTPFRQPFVTVRNLGRDDLEKVIKEQWTAERKRVLEPLFKRYPFNPESQQELDPAELTVLRRKDGEFWVFVDQVLSPLIVERGTEWSLRGPLRNQVMLPARMLSTLNFLSRLSRGLWDGQGKPTVMAMQLRPLPLPLAPSQGEFVTMSYLKCGGASAFGFNQSPAWQDFALSWWDQRAASLGVELRSPARSAKRYRTVEMPSSSWSCFRMMELGTLTDEQNMVWELPGPDGQANSVEVLAVSFGMRGSPLPLFRGVPK; from the coding sequence ATGGCGGCGGAGGCGCTCAAGACCGACGCGGCGGCGGCTCAGCCGTACCTCGGGTGGATTCTGCTGGGCGTGGGGATCCTGCTCGTGGTGGCGCTGGGCGTTGCCGCGTGGTGGTGGTGGAACAAGCGCAAGAAGACCGACCCCTCCAGCGGCCAGAGTGTCCTCTTCCGCCATTCCCTGGCGAAGCTGCGCAAGAGTTTCCTGGACGCGCTGCCGTGGCGCTACCGGATGACCGTCGCCGACTTCCCCACGGTGGTCGTGCTCGGCCCGGATGAGATCGGCAGGACGAACCTCATCGAGCAGGAGGTGGACTGGCGGCGGCAGCAGAACCAGTTCCTGCCGAGCTACACCGAGAGCGACCTGGTGAAGTTCTACCTGGGGCCGGACTCGGTGGTGGAGGAGGTGTCCGAGCGGCTGCTCCGGGATGGCTCCGTTCAGACCCGCAGGGCGCTCAAGCAGCTGTGGAAGGACAGCCTCGGGTGGCGCAAGCGGGTGCTGGTGGTCATCGCGATCGACGCGGGGTGGCTGGCGCAGACGCTGCCGGATGACGTGCGCTCCTTCACCCAGCTGCTGCGCGGCAAGATCAACATCCTCTCCGAGCTGTGCAAGCGGCCCATCGAGGCACGCATCTGCCTGACGAACATGGATCGGGTGGAGGGCTTCTCGCAGTTCGCGCGGCTCGTGAAGGAGAACCGGATCCCGCTGGAGATCGCGGTGCCCGAGGCAGGCCAGGAGGCCTCACAGCTGCAGGAGTCCTTCAAGCCGCTGGAGAAGTACCTGTCGCTGGGGCTGATGCGGTTCTCGCTGGAGGAGTTCAGGCTCCTGGAGCGCTTCTTCCAGCAAGGCCGCGACATGCTGACGTCGCTCAGCAACTTCATCGTCGCGCTGAGGGAAGGTGGAGCCTTGTCGGTGGCTCCCCAGCTGGAGCGGGTGTTCCTCACGCCCGATCCGGAGAAGCGCTCGGTGGGGGCCTTCACTTTGCTGGCCGAGAAGCAGGCCATCGAGCTCGCCAAGCACAACCGCTGGGTCCACCTGCGGCGCTGTGCCGTTCTGCTGGCGGTGGGCTGCCTGCCCGTGCTGGCCGCGTACGGGCACTTCAAGCGGAAGCTGAACGGGGCCCAAGACGCGGTGGACAGCTTTAGCGGGGTGGTCGCGCGCCTCCAGGCTCAAGGCCTGGAGGTCTCTGGGACGGTCATTCATGAAGAGTCCCAGAACGCGATGAGCGCCATGAATGACCTGGATGCCGCCAAGCGCTACTGGCCACCGCTGCGCACCAGCTTCTCGGACGAGCAGGCCGAGTTGCGCCTGCAGATGGCGGATACCCTGCGGGTTTCCTATTTCAAGCCAGCCCTCGAGCGGTGCCAGCACATGTGCGCGCAGTGTGGCAACCAGATCCCGGGTTGTCCGGCCGTGAAGGACGGCCGCTCCACGTGCCAGCAGCCGAAGGAGCCTCCCCTCTATTTCTATGAGGAGCAGTGCCGGCCCGAGCAGATGCTCTACTTCCGGGCCGTCCTGCAGGCCTCGCGAGGAGACCCGCTCGGCAGCTTCATCCTCGACAGCTTCGACGAGGGGCTCATGGGGCGGTGGAACTGGGCCTCCGATGCCCTGGGCCTGCACGTGAGCACCCAGGAGAAGGGCTCCGATGAAAACTGGGTGGACACGCTCCAACTGGATGAGCGGGCCGCCGGGGACTACATCGTCGTCAGCGATGAGCCCTGGAGCCCCACCAAAGAGGACTTGAGGACGTGGGTTCGCTGGCCCTATCAGGGGCTGACGTTCGAAGGGCAGGTGGGGCCTTGGCGGGAGCACTTCGCCCGGCTGTCGGATTGGTTGAATACCCAGCAGCTGAATCTGGAGGACTGGGAGCAGCTCCAACAGGAGCGCCAGGAACTGGAGCAGCTCCTGACCGCCGCGCAGGACTACCAGAGCGCCCGGCAGATCCTGGATCAGTTGAACGCCTTCTCTACGTCGAACGAGGAGAGCACGCTCCAGGGCATCGACACCACCGTGAGGGCGCTCGAGTGGATGCACGAGCAGCGGGCGCCCCTGGCGGCGGTGCTGGCCCTGGAGGCCGAGGCGGACGCGGCGCTCCAGGAGGGGCTGAAGATGTCTCCGGCGCAGCTGCTCACGCAGGCCAACGGCCTGTTCGAGCCGAGCTTCGTCTCGCAGATCGACCTCGTGGTTCTCCGGCGTCGCTTCCTGTTCGACCCGCCGGAGGTGTCACAGCAGCTGCTCGACAAGCTCCTGCTGCGCCTCGAGAAATCGCCCGAGCTGGCGTTTGGCAAGAGCACCTCGGGGGGAGAGGTCGTCTCGGCCAGCGGGTCCACGACGGAGGGAGAGGGGGTGTTCAACGCGGGTGGCACGTTGCAGAGCTCCGCCTCGACGCCGGTGAAGGGCCGCGCGGAGTTCGAGACCGAGCTCAAGCCGCTGGTGGATGACTTCTCGCAGCGGATCGCGAAGGCGAACATGCCCCAGGAGGAGGCCGCGAAGCGTGAGGCCTATGTGTTCGGCAAGGTGAGAGAGTTCTCCGCGGGCTACCGCCAGGGCCTCGTCTCCACCTTCAACAGCTACCAGTTCAACGCGAACCGCAACACGTTGCTCACGGAGCTCTCGACGCTCGTTCAGCCCTCCTCGCCGCTGGTGGCCATGCTGCGCGAGGTGGCGAACCTGGCCAGCATTGGCCCGCTCGAGGGGCCCTATTACGAGCCGCTGCGTAGCGCCATCGAGCCGTTCAAGCCGGTGACGCAGTTGATGACGCCGGACAAGGATGGCAACTACGCGGCGCTGGGGCAGTACATCCTGCTGGTGGCCCAGCTCCACGGAGAGCTGTCCGGCACCCGGCCGGCCTCCGACAAGGCCACCGCGTCGAAGGGGTCCGATGACAAGGCCGCTGGCGACAAGGCCGGTGCCAGTGACAAGGATGAGGAGTCTAGTGCGTCCAAGGCCGCTGCCGCTGCCACACCCGAGTCCCAGCTCCCGGAGCTCCTCACCCCCGCGGGCCGCGTGGCGCTCTCCATGCTGATGGAGGATGAGGACTCCTACCTGAAGAAGGTGGATGCATGGCTGGACAAGCAGCGCATCCTGGGCGATTTCCGGACTCCGTTCCGACAGCCCTTCGTCACGGTGCGCAACCTCGGGCGGGATGACCTCGAGAAGGTCATCAAGGAGCAGTGGACGGCGGAGCGCAAGCGCGTGCTGGAGCCGCTGTTCAAGCGCTACCCCTTCAACCCAGAGTCGCAGCAGGAGCTCGATCCAGCCGAGCTGACGGTGCTGCGCCGCAAGGACGGCGAGTTCTGGGTGTTCGTCGACCAGGTGCTGTCGCCGCTCATCGTGGAGCGGGGCACGGAGTGGAGCCTGCGCGGCCCGCTGCGCAACCAGGTGATGCTGCCGGCGCGGATGTTGAGCACGCTCAACTTCCTGTCCCGGCTGTCTCGCGGGCTGTGGGACGGCCAGGGCAAGCCGACCGTGATGGCAATGCAGCTCCGTCCGTTGCCGCTGCCGCTCGCTCCCTCCCAGGGCGAGTTCGTGACGATGTCCTATCTCAAGTGCGGAGGCGCCTCGGCGTTCGGGT
- a CDS encoding DotU family type IV/VI secretion system protein, producing MSLDHWNAILETYERVQELITTQLPTQPANPKQKAPRRGVEDLQALQEQIVQELVALQTALVPHMEQEGASWTSQHIQDVIRPLSYLFDETVLLRLGEGEQGFWPLVQKRLFNEDAGGDHFYEFTEEKLSRGDTPSLVFEVLHFCLSAGFKGNLEVWPARVEDYKRKLAERIPKPDPVPPPAPSQPAEKPVAYEFPLRYYLATGFVIVALPVVLWVLSN from the coding sequence ATGAGTCTCGACCACTGGAACGCCATTCTCGAGACGTATGAGCGGGTGCAGGAGCTGATCACCACGCAGCTGCCCACCCAGCCCGCCAACCCCAAGCAGAAGGCGCCGCGCCGGGGAGTGGAAGATCTGCAGGCGCTCCAGGAGCAGATCGTCCAGGAGCTGGTGGCCCTGCAGACGGCGCTGGTGCCGCACATGGAGCAGGAGGGGGCGAGCTGGACGTCCCAGCACATCCAGGACGTCATCCGCCCGCTCAGCTACCTCTTTGACGAGACAGTGCTCCTCCGGCTGGGGGAGGGCGAGCAGGGGTTCTGGCCCTTGGTCCAGAAGCGGCTCTTCAACGAGGACGCGGGCGGCGACCACTTCTACGAGTTCACGGAGGAGAAGCTCAGCCGAGGGGACACGCCCTCGCTCGTCTTCGAGGTCCTCCACTTCTGTCTCTCCGCGGGCTTCAAGGGCAACCTGGAGGTCTGGCCCGCGCGGGTCGAGGACTACAAGCGCAAGCTCGCCGAGCGCATCCCCAAGCCGGACCCGGTACCGCCGCCCGCCCCTTCCCAGCCGGCCGAGAAGCCGGTCGCCTATGAGTTCCCCCTCCGGTACTACCTGGCGACCGGTTTCGTGATTGTCGCTCTGCCGGTGGTACTGTGGGTGCTCTCGAACTGA
- a CDS encoding type VI secretion system baseplate subunit TssF, with protein MKDQSDQVYLDFLGELAGFDRFRQRFQERNPGLPLEREDPDVRRLMEAMAYFSVRTRQAMTRNLRSTWRRLFASFFDYLLEPVPAATMIQAVPTEKMAEATVLTRGTEVRLSPSEAEAGTGHFRLQRDLRVLPIFLEQSEVLQRQEGGWRLVLGFRSQGLRKDPVDVLSLYVRHLDAYRPSLSVFYALRTYLEQVTVIYNATAGADAPGEECEVSFAPFPDSPPTPEDSGLYANPLQQVRSFFQFPEQALFVHLKVPPHRKDWERFSLCFDFHQDWKLGRSRYPEFLVPFVVPAVNLKKEPAQVITLDGTRSEYPIRGLGSARDFSLHSVTGVYELTKAGPVPMRPSFLPGEGPSYEIEETFDESLRSYQSLVVRMPEAFTAPRKVLVEALWYQPRFAPQGTGRIGVMLPGRHIAGLQLQAVGEVHPHSASPLGDDVDKLTQILAWKTKPTLNLDELVALLSYLGTPADSPLRQVIPLLRGLKVTTVPDGALRGSGIQHAYELQLQEFDPSLDPLVVCFLDQVRELLDVWNGEATVALKALVDGRGELSLTMPP; from the coding sequence GTGAAGGATCAATCGGACCAGGTCTATCTGGACTTCCTCGGCGAGCTGGCGGGGTTCGACCGCTTTCGCCAGCGCTTCCAGGAGCGCAACCCCGGCCTCCCCCTGGAGCGCGAGGACCCGGACGTGCGGCGCCTCATGGAGGCGATGGCCTACTTCTCGGTGCGCACGCGCCAGGCCATGACGCGCAACCTGCGCTCCACCTGGCGCCGCCTGTTCGCCAGCTTCTTCGACTACCTGCTGGAGCCGGTGCCCGCCGCCACGATGATTCAGGCCGTGCCCACGGAGAAGATGGCCGAGGCCACCGTTCTCACCCGTGGCACCGAGGTGCGGCTGTCGCCCTCGGAGGCGGAGGCGGGCACCGGCCACTTCCGTCTCCAGCGTGACTTGCGGGTGCTGCCCATCTTCCTCGAGCAGTCCGAGGTGCTGCAGCGGCAAGAGGGGGGCTGGCGGCTGGTGTTGGGCTTCCGCTCGCAGGGGCTTCGCAAGGACCCCGTGGACGTGCTGAGCCTCTACGTCCGGCACCTGGACGCCTACCGCCCCTCGCTCTCCGTCTTCTACGCGCTGCGCACCTATCTGGAGCAGGTGACGGTCATCTACAACGCCACGGCGGGTGCGGACGCGCCCGGTGAGGAATGCGAGGTCTCCTTCGCTCCCTTCCCGGACTCTCCCCCCACGCCCGAGGACTCGGGGCTCTACGCGAATCCGCTCCAGCAGGTGCGCTCCTTCTTTCAGTTCCCGGAGCAGGCGCTCTTCGTGCACCTGAAGGTGCCGCCGCACCGCAAGGACTGGGAGCGCTTCTCCCTCTGCTTCGACTTCCATCAGGACTGGAAGCTGGGCCGCTCCCGATACCCCGAGTTCCTGGTCCCATTCGTCGTGCCGGCGGTCAACCTCAAGAAGGAGCCCGCACAGGTCATCACCCTGGACGGGACGCGGAGTGAGTACCCCATCCGCGGGTTGGGCAGTGCGCGTGACTTCAGCCTGCACTCGGTGACGGGCGTGTACGAGCTGACCAAGGCCGGCCCCGTGCCCATGCGCCCCTCCTTCCTTCCCGGCGAGGGGCCCAGCTACGAGATTGAAGAGACGTTCGATGAGAGCCTGCGCTCGTATCAGAGCCTCGTGGTGCGCATGCCCGAGGCGTTCACCGCGCCTCGCAAGGTCCTGGTGGAGGCGCTCTGGTACCAGCCTCGTTTCGCGCCGCAGGGGACGGGCCGTATCGGCGTGATGCTGCCCGGCCGGCACATCGCGGGTCTGCAGCTGCAGGCGGTGGGCGAGGTCCACCCCCACAGCGCGAGCCCTCTGGGGGATGACGTGGACAAGCTCACCCAGATCCTCGCCTGGAAGACCAAGCCCACCCTCAATCTCGACGAGCTGGTGGCGCTGTTGTCCTACCTGGGGACGCCGGCGGACAGCCCCCTGCGTCAGGTCATCCCCCTGCTGCGCGGCCTGAAGGTCACCACCGTCCCGGATGGCGCACTGCGTGGCTCCGGCATCCAGCACGCCTACGAGCTACAGCTCCAGGAGTTCGACCCCAGCCTGGACCCGCTGGTTGTCTGCTTTCTTGATCAGGTGCGAGAATTGCTCGATGTGTGGAACGGTGAGGCGACGGTGGCACTGAAGGCCCTCGTCGATGGCCGGGGTGAACTCTCGCTGACGATGCCGCCATGA
- a CDS encoding GPW/gp25 family protein, whose amino-acid sequence MKRSFLDKFKGRSDERHGDRNSLDHVMRNIEAVLNTKEGFGYFRHDFGLGDYTASYGSRDLMKTLTQEMLEEISHHEPRLSGAKLELQGKDKDFVLHFLLTGVVNESPCRLRLRFNTLSGQVQVEQLP is encoded by the coding sequence ATGAAGCGCTCGTTCCTGGACAAGTTCAAGGGCCGGTCGGACGAACGTCACGGTGACCGGAACAGCCTCGACCACGTGATGCGCAACATCGAGGCGGTGCTGAACACCAAGGAGGGGTTCGGCTACTTCCGGCACGATTTCGGCCTGGGGGACTACACCGCGAGCTACGGCTCGCGGGACCTGATGAAGACGCTCACCCAGGAGATGCTGGAGGAGATCTCCCACCACGAGCCGCGTCTCTCTGGTGCGAAGCTGGAACTGCAGGGCAAGGACAAGGACTTCGTGCTGCACTTCCTGCTGACCGGCGTCGTCAATGAATCACCCTGCAGGCTGCGCCTGCGCTTCAACACCTTGAGCGGTCAGGTGCAGGTGGAGCAGCTGCCGTGA
- the tssK gene encoding type VI secretion system baseplate subunit TssK, translated as MRDEEYKLARVRWEVGQPLLPEHFLAQEEAFEAALRLRASFNGLPSYGVASLRWNTGQLNEGILALQSLSAVTRGGIVLQVPGNAKMVNEFALDDAGKDEVTVYLHVLKEETDAKDIGLYKGEKRIKRVVRQLRLSIDPTTDDEVDESLKIVRLRKEDKRWQLVKGWAPPLLLVGPNPLLDWLLDDLDKLLPGVQEQLTTHVVQDTMLHPSKRSHAYRVLTELFQVRSMMDDLKNREVYPHPYRLYDALRRLYAEACAYVGEVPKGYLGKNPKDRLKTYDHENPGPALAELYGLLERSLKPESTQSTHERFEYQNGRFILQLPKEAETARELYLLIRRGSDGTAFSTNGLKLAAPARLATVRRLALRGIPFEHVVQVEFAHALDADIDWYRVKFKGHEEWLNVLNEGSLAFFDTPEISEDAWVSLFWRV; from the coding sequence ATGAGGGACGAGGAGTACAAGCTCGCGAGGGTCCGCTGGGAGGTGGGCCAGCCGCTGCTGCCCGAGCACTTCCTCGCCCAGGAAGAGGCGTTCGAGGCGGCGCTGCGGCTGCGCGCCAGCTTCAATGGGCTGCCCTCTTACGGCGTGGCCTCGCTGCGCTGGAACACAGGGCAGCTCAATGAGGGCATCCTCGCCCTCCAGTCGCTCTCCGCGGTGACCCGGGGTGGCATCGTCCTCCAGGTGCCCGGCAACGCGAAGATGGTGAACGAGTTCGCGCTGGATGACGCCGGCAAGGACGAAGTCACTGTCTACCTCCATGTCCTCAAGGAAGAGACCGACGCCAAGGACATTGGGCTCTACAAGGGGGAGAAGCGCATCAAGCGCGTGGTCCGCCAGCTGCGGCTCTCCATCGACCCGACCACCGATGACGAGGTGGATGAGTCGCTGAAGATCGTCCGGCTGCGGAAGGAGGACAAGCGCTGGCAGCTCGTGAAGGGGTGGGCGCCGCCCCTGCTCCTGGTGGGCCCCAACCCCCTGCTGGACTGGCTGCTGGATGACCTGGACAAGCTGCTGCCCGGCGTCCAGGAGCAGCTCACCACCCACGTCGTCCAGGACACGATGCTCCACCCGAGCAAGCGCAGCCATGCGTACCGTGTCCTCACCGAGCTCTTCCAGGTGCGCTCGATGATGGATGACCTGAAGAACCGTGAGGTCTACCCGCATCCCTACCGCCTGTATGACGCGCTCCGGCGGCTGTACGCGGAGGCCTGCGCCTACGTGGGCGAGGTGCCCAAGGGCTACCTGGGGAAGAACCCGAAGGATCGGCTCAAGACCTACGATCACGAGAACCCGGGGCCCGCGCTGGCGGAGCTCTACGGGTTGCTGGAGCGCAGCCTCAAGCCGGAGTCCACCCAGTCCACCCACGAGCGCTTCGAGTACCAGAACGGCCGCTTCATCCTGCAGCTCCCGAAGGAGGCGGAGACCGCCAGGGAGCTCTACCTCCTCATCCGCCGGGGCAGTGACGGGACGGCCTTCTCGACCAACGGGCTGAAGCTGGCCGCTCCCGCTCGTCTGGCCACCGTGCGCCGGCTGGCGCTTCGGGGCATCCCCTTCGAGCACGTGGTCCAGGTGGAGTTTGCCCACGCGCTGGACGCGGACATCGACTGGTACCGCGTGAAGTTCAAGGGCCACGAGGAGTGGCTGAACGTCCTGAACGAGGGCAGCCTGGCCTTCTTCGACACGCCTGAGATCAGCGAGGACGCCTGGGTCTCCCTGTTCTGGCGCGTGTGA
- a CDS encoding type VI secretion system contractile sheath domain-containing protein: MAIQDQLPKSRITLTYRTTINGEPETVKLPLRLLILGDFSHNSSVDRWKRAEPVLTKNDDGELVPVYVQDTDANGAPKVDANGNPVYKTDASGNKIPKKLDKERDLGERALRSITGNNINSVMKDMDIRLTLTNVRDWISSQGGTIEVKDMPITGMKSFHPDEVVKKVPKLNGLRLLRKLLEEIQANIDNSKGLRTKIREVYEKAERQNVVAAIEGTTAGTYRGLQLPADTTSGASTPAAANTTPAANTTPAANTTPAANTTPAANTTPAANTTPAANTTPSGTANTQMLTDIFGTVDLKPPPETMKKPLVGTDYVEVKVELSDEKLSEANRLASSLAALLQNVEGVKISKENEQPKYRFDKGQVAKAIERADELINLQMNEILHHPEFQRLEATWRGLEDLVENTNFKADITIDILDVDKEELRQDFENNSSDIFSGELFEKVYIKEYDQYGGRPFGTMIGLYEFDSTKQDLDWLQRMGKLANAAHCPFVTAASHKFFDGSYASAQAVEAVKDLDGHLAHPKFSKWNKLRDTEEGAYLGLTFPRYALRLPWHPEKNPCNDLANFEEDTRQDTKREMLARYDEADLKEIQKLDQEGFSSPDDPRKKADKDTRPVDPSKYLWGNSAILFARNLVKAFEIAGWCQAIRGPKGGGLITGLPVDTFPLRGQDEIMPPVEIAIPDYREYEFARNGFIPLVYRKSSGDACFFSTQAIKVSKKFKDPKDSENSQLVTNLAYTFSITRLAHYIKCIMRDNIGSTADDVYIQQQLESWLAGYVTTVANPDDLTVRRFPFKATTVEVISKPGEIGWYDCKVAVLPHIQFEGLNVTLMLESRLGSAK; encoded by the coding sequence GTGGCAATCCAGGATCAACTGCCCAAGTCCCGTATCACCCTGACGTATCGGACGACGATCAACGGCGAACCCGAGACGGTCAAGCTGCCCTTGAGGTTGCTGATTCTGGGTGACTTCTCGCACAACTCATCGGTGGACCGCTGGAAGCGGGCCGAGCCTGTCCTCACCAAGAATGACGACGGCGAGCTCGTCCCTGTCTACGTCCAGGACACCGATGCCAACGGCGCGCCGAAGGTCGATGCCAACGGCAATCCCGTCTACAAGACGGATGCAAGCGGCAACAAGATCCCCAAGAAGCTCGACAAGGAGCGGGACCTGGGCGAGCGCGCGCTGCGCTCCATCACGGGCAACAACATCAACTCCGTGATGAAGGACATGGACATCCGCCTCACGCTCACGAACGTGAGGGATTGGATCAGCTCCCAGGGTGGCACGATCGAAGTCAAGGACATGCCCATCACCGGGATGAAGTCCTTCCACCCGGATGAGGTCGTCAAGAAGGTGCCCAAGCTCAATGGCCTGCGGCTCCTCCGCAAACTGCTGGAGGAGATTCAGGCCAACATCGACAACAGCAAGGGCCTGCGCACGAAGATCCGGGAAGTCTACGAGAAGGCCGAGCGCCAGAACGTCGTGGCGGCCATCGAAGGCACTACGGCAGGGACGTACAGGGGCCTGCAGCTCCCCGCCGACACCACCTCGGGCGCGAGCACTCCCGCGGCGGCGAACACCACTCCCGCGGCGAACACCACCCCGGCGGCGAACACCACTCCCGCGGCGAACACCACCCCGGCGGCGAACACCACCCCGGCAGCGAACACCACTCCCGCGGCGAACACCACTCCGAGCGGCACCGCCAACACCCAGATGCTGACGGACATCTTCGGGACCGTGGATCTGAAGCCGCCTCCGGAGACAATGAAGAAGCCGCTGGTCGGTACGGACTACGTCGAGGTCAAGGTCGAGCTCTCGGACGAGAAGCTGTCCGAGGCCAACCGGCTGGCGTCCTCGCTGGCCGCGCTCCTCCAGAACGTGGAGGGCGTGAAGATCAGCAAGGAGAATGAGCAGCCCAAGTACCGCTTCGACAAGGGCCAGGTCGCCAAGGCCATCGAGCGGGCCGACGAGCTGATCAACCTCCAGATGAACGAGATCCTCCACCACCCCGAGTTCCAGCGGCTGGAGGCCACTTGGCGCGGACTGGAAGACCTGGTCGAGAACACCAACTTCAAGGCCGACATCACCATCGACATCCTCGACGTGGACAAGGAGGAGCTGCGCCAGGACTTCGAGAACAACTCGAGCGACATCTTCTCCGGCGAGCTCTTCGAGAAGGTCTACATCAAGGAGTATGACCAGTACGGCGGCCGGCCCTTCGGGACCATGATCGGCCTGTACGAGTTCGACTCGACGAAGCAGGACCTGGACTGGCTGCAGCGCATGGGCAAGCTGGCCAACGCGGCCCACTGCCCGTTCGTCACCGCCGCCAGCCACAAGTTCTTCGACGGCAGCTACGCCAGCGCTCAGGCGGTGGAGGCCGTCAAGGATCTGGATGGCCACCTGGCCCACCCGAAGTTCAGCAAGTGGAACAAGCTCCGGGACACCGAGGAGGGGGCTTACCTCGGCCTCACCTTCCCGCGCTACGCCCTGCGCCTGCCCTGGCATCCCGAGAAGAACCCCTGCAACGACCTCGCGAACTTCGAGGAGGACACCCGCCAGGACACCAAGCGGGAGATGCTGGCCCGGTACGACGAGGCGGACCTCAAGGAGATCCAGAAGCTGGACCAGGAGGGGTTCTCCAGCCCGGATGATCCGCGCAAGAAGGCCGACAAGGACACCCGTCCGGTGGATCCCAGCAAGTACCTGTGGGGCAACTCGGCCATCCTCTTCGCCCGCAACCTGGTGAAGGCCTTCGAGATCGCCGGCTGGTGCCAGGCCATCCGCGGCCCCAAGGGCGGCGGCCTCATCACCGGCCTGCCGGTGGACACCTTCCCGCTGCGCGGCCAGGACGAGATCATGCCGCCGGTGGAGATCGCCATCCCGGACTACCGGGAGTACGAGTTCGCCCGCAACGGCTTCATCCCGCTGGTGTACCGCAAGAGCTCCGGCGACGCGTGCTTCTTCAGCACCCAGGCCATCAAGGTCTCCAAGAAGTTCAAGGACCCGAAGGACTCGGAGAACTCGCAGCTCGTCACCAACCTGGCCTACACGTTCTCCATCACGCGGCTGGCGCACTACATCAAGTGCATCATGCGCGACAACATCGGCAGCACCGCGGATGACGTGTACATCCAGCAGCAGCTGGAGTCCTGGCTGGCCGGCTACGTCACCACGGTGGCCAACCCGGATGATCTCACCGTGCGCCGCTTCCCGTTCAAGGCCACCACGGTGGAGGTCATCTCCAAGCCCGGTGAGATCGGCTGGTACGACTGCAAGGTCGCGGTGCTCCCGCACATCCAGTTCGAAGGCCTCAATGTCACGTTGATGCTGGAGTCCCGGCTCGGCTCGGCGAAGTAG